In one window of Mobiluncus massiliensis DNA:
- a CDS encoding DEAD/DEAH box helicase produces MSPKRHRYRESQKAAARLEQTEAADAANPSPAQRYQAFKANQQSPELYEFQALFDFPLDDFQIEACQVLDKGQDVLVSAPTSAGKTIVGLYGIFLALRQGKRLFYTTPIKALSNQKYLELVELFGAENVGLLTGDTAINGDAAIIVMTTEVLRNMIYAAAPLADLGYVVMDEVHYLSDHFRGPVWEEIIIHLDASVRLISLSATISNANVFAQWLQTLRGPTTVVSTSVRPVPLKHFMVSAAGEILPLFAKGEVGGHLNRALLAQAAQQVMPRRGRMPRRIRADRPAVARSLEQQDLLPAIVFIFSRQGCNDAAAQVFDAGLRFTTKPEADQIRIEIETNLAGFSQGDLSAIDVSNWEETLAAGIAPHHAGLLPIQKQLTESLFAKGLIRLVFATETLALGINMPARTVVLESLNKWNGQERANLTPGEYTQLTGRAGRRGIDSVGYALTLMEVKNPPQLLANLASQQTYPLHSAFVPTFNMAVNLLARTTLEGAKETVEKSFAQYVALGSSRKLFSQLRRFEELAADQARAASCERGDVLALLDLMNALSKAEKQAKQRRHSGENTPENQQADRRAIEQARAQMKSHPVYSCPDRDKHLVKARQAAKNRESAQMTRQRIENRTKSLARQLDQTCQVLRELDYVDDDFRLRDAGTMLQSVYNERDLLVVECLRRGVFDDLNVADLAGALSVCLAQNRTGGLSRLIPAEASPSLAAALESMARINFEIATLQQEHYLEAYPPLETDLLPGVVAWARDANLGQCLELTGMSAGDFVRVIRQVIDLADQLRKLNLNPALHTKFRSVINQVKRGVVTWDF; encoded by the coding sequence ATGAGTCCCAAACGTCACCGTTACCGCGAAAGCCAGAAAGCCGCCGCGCGATTGGAGCAAACGGAAGCTGCCGACGCTGCCAACCCCTCTCCTGCACAGCGGTATCAGGCTTTCAAAGCAAACCAGCAATCTCCGGAACTCTACGAGTTCCAAGCCCTGTTCGATTTCCCCCTGGACGACTTTCAAATTGAGGCTTGCCAGGTACTCGATAAGGGGCAAGATGTCCTGGTCAGCGCCCCAACTTCGGCCGGAAAAACCATCGTTGGCCTGTATGGGATTTTCTTGGCTTTGCGCCAGGGCAAACGCCTGTTTTACACGACACCGATTAAAGCCTTATCTAACCAAAAGTACCTGGAACTGGTGGAGTTATTCGGTGCGGAAAATGTCGGGCTGTTGACCGGCGACACGGCGATAAACGGCGACGCCGCCATCATTGTGATGACCACAGAAGTCCTGCGGAACATGATTTATGCCGCCGCGCCGCTGGCTGACTTGGGATATGTCGTTATGGACGAGGTCCACTATCTCTCTGATCATTTCCGCGGGCCGGTGTGGGAAGAAATCATTATCCACCTCGATGCGTCCGTACGACTCATTTCCCTCTCTGCCACGATTTCCAACGCTAACGTGTTCGCTCAATGGCTTCAGACCCTGCGCGGTCCCACTACAGTTGTTTCAACCTCAGTCCGGCCGGTGCCGTTGAAACATTTTATGGTCAGCGCCGCGGGAGAAATCCTGCCCCTGTTCGCCAAAGGCGAGGTGGGCGGACATCTGAACCGGGCTCTGTTAGCGCAAGCCGCCCAGCAGGTCATGCCGCGCCGCGGCCGCATGCCCCGCCGGATACGCGCGGACAGGCCCGCGGTAGCGCGCAGTCTGGAACAACAAGACCTGCTTCCGGCGATTGTGTTTATCTTTTCCAGGCAGGGCTGCAACGATGCGGCGGCGCAGGTGTTTGACGCCGGTTTGCGCTTCACCACCAAACCGGAAGCCGACCAGATTCGCATCGAGATCGAGACGAACCTGGCAGGTTTCAGCCAGGGCGACTTGAGCGCGATTGACGTTTCGAACTGGGAGGAAACCCTGGCCGCCGGTATCGCTCCGCACCACGCCGGGTTGCTGCCGATTCAAAAGCAGCTGACAGAATCTTTGTTCGCAAAAGGCCTGATTCGCCTGGTCTTCGCGACCGAAACACTGGCTCTCGGCATTAATATGCCCGCTCGTACCGTCGTCTTGGAATCACTAAACAAGTGGAACGGCCAGGAGCGCGCAAACCTGACGCCGGGGGAGTACACCCAGCTCACGGGTCGTGCCGGACGCCGCGGGATTGACTCGGTGGGGTACGCCCTGACCCTGATGGAAGTGAAGAATCCGCCGCAGTTGCTGGCCAACTTGGCCAGTCAGCAAACTTACCCGCTGCACTCAGCTTTCGTCCCGACCTTTAACATGGCAGTAAACCTGCTGGCCCGCACCACCTTGGAGGGCGCGAAGGAAACTGTCGAAAAATCGTTTGCCCAGTACGTGGCGTTGGGAAGTTCGCGCAAACTGTTTTCACAGCTGCGCCGGTTTGAAGAATTGGCCGCGGATCAAGCACGCGCGGCGAGCTGTGAGCGCGGGGACGTACTGGCGCTACTGGACTTGATGAACGCCCTTTCCAAAGCGGAAAAGCAGGCCAAACAGCGGCGACACAGTGGGGAAAACACCCCCGAGAACCAGCAAGCCGACCGCCGGGCTATCGAACAGGCCCGCGCCCAGATGAAATCCCACCCGGTCTACAGCTGTCCCGATCGGGACAAACACCTGGTGAAAGCCCGTCAGGCCGCGAAAAATCGGGAATCAGCCCAGATGACTCGCCAGAGGATTGAAAACCGCACCAAGTCCCTGGCTCGGCAACTGGACCAAACCTGTCAAGTATTGCGGGAACTGGACTACGTTGATGATGATTTCCGTCTGCGTGATGCCGGTACCATGCTGCAATCGGTGTATAACGAGCGGGATTTATTGGTCGTGGAATGTTTGCGCCGCGGCGTTTTCGATGATTTGAATGTGGCGGATTTGGCCGGGGCGCTCTCTGTGTGCCTGGCGCAAAATCGCACCGGAGGATTGTCTCGCTTGATTCCCGCCGAGGCTTCCCCCAGCCTGGCCGCGGCCTTGGAATCGATGGCGCGGATTAACTTTGAAATCGCCACCCTGCAGCAAGAACACTACCTCGAGGCCTACCCGCCGTTGGAAACGGATTTGCTGCCCGGGGTCGTGGCCTGGGCGCGGGACGCCAACCTCGGGCAGTGTCTGGAACTGACCGGCATGAGCG
- a CDS encoding histidine kinase yields MSVQGIVWLIAVICAVIIFVATTVWIIYRGIHLYRTVRDIELPADDTPESVREPARKPAPTGDPATLSAARVSRAEVKQARKANKQRRLNAAHDRWASYDLVAPRQ; encoded by the coding sequence ATGAGTGTTCAGGGCATCGTGTGGCTCATCGCCGTAATTTGCGCCGTGATTATTTTTGTGGCGACTACAGTGTGGATTATTTATCGCGGGATACATCTCTATCGGACAGTTCGTGACATAGAACTGCCCGCCGACGATACCCCGGAGTCGGTTCGCGAACCGGCCCGAAAGCCCGCACCCACGGGAGACCCCGCAACTTTGAGCGCGGCACGGGTGTCTCGCGCCGAGGTGAAGCAGGCTCGCAAAGCCAACAAGCAGCGCCGTCTGAACGCCGCGCATGACCGCTGGGCGAGCTACGATTTGGTGGCACCGCGGCAGTAA
- a CDS encoding WYL domain-containing protein codes for MHQAPSEPDIFDEDDDYEWRDDLLSDTALASASRRYQGLLTIFYREARPLTYDEIYAAYTANIGPYFPARPSGDDSTQSHENYSVKIRNDIKILNEILGDIIVEDKHNNVGTEHRYLLRPDSRRPTLAFDAAESVWVHLALGLLEGDFTQIDSHVRSVSDIDPDNPLEVQSQVLISRLTQDIFRAIAARHYIEFDYQARYGESTHRQVRPTMMMLSRGFFYVRGFDENRQGFRTFKLSRLSNPVVTGQTFDATEHVESPRNVSLESPLERVIFVADPAKASEAVMNAELICEHSDFARTGPELGLTGLDWVPSGWNLYRAKRPDFYTWSRLAAEAMTHLVVLDPPKLVTATVRAAQSLTELSLTEGEYETGRLKFDDFTPRSTGVSIDNQTRVTTESLAVMTFIFNASTQGNTCTVDELAKHFGLKPQDIKNIIWDFLDLDAVASNEKSDYDSFLPSIRKDGTIEVNGSRSWVMPPSFSADEALSLLLGLEVAGYLAPSSQEAIATARLKVASWLGQAHELTAPQLVTNTVPPSIQNSIETLNRAIERGHTVLFTYTNASWDTAEHRVAPRSVYTDRYHVYLVGVNLEKNQWHKYRLDRLSDLRVTTETIPEKLPQKPSYKYQTIDLELKNQAKSYVDTILHAQTVEQSATTYRVRLKVKDAAWLQRVIQILAPDIEAIIGGPAQEPVVAAAREVGAAAVALYAQVDSAQSAEDR; via the coding sequence ATGCACCAGGCACCGAGCGAACCCGACATTTTCGATGAAGATGACGATTATGAATGGCGCGATGACCTTCTCAGTGACACGGCTCTCGCCTCTGCATCCAGGCGCTACCAGGGGCTTTTAACGATTTTCTATCGAGAAGCCCGCCCGCTCACTTATGACGAAATCTACGCTGCCTATACCGCCAACATCGGACCGTACTTCCCGGCTCGCCCCAGCGGTGACGACTCGACGCAGTCGCATGAAAATTACAGTGTCAAAATCCGCAACGACATCAAAATCCTCAACGAAATCCTGGGCGATATCATCGTGGAAGATAAACACAATAATGTGGGAACGGAACATCGATACCTGCTGCGCCCCGATTCGCGCCGCCCCACGCTAGCTTTTGATGCAGCCGAATCAGTTTGGGTCCACCTGGCGCTGGGATTATTAGAAGGGGACTTTACCCAAATTGATTCTCACGTCCGTTCCGTCAGCGACATTGACCCTGACAATCCGTTGGAAGTCCAGTCGCAGGTGCTCATTTCGCGTCTGACCCAAGACATTTTTCGCGCCATCGCCGCACGCCATTACATCGAATTCGATTACCAGGCCCGCTACGGCGAATCTACGCATCGACAGGTGCGTCCCACGATGATGATGCTGTCACGCGGATTTTTTTATGTCCGCGGTTTTGACGAAAACCGCCAAGGTTTTCGAACGTTCAAGCTATCCCGTCTCAGTAATCCGGTTGTGACAGGGCAGACCTTCGATGCTACGGAACACGTGGAATCTCCGCGCAACGTTTCTCTGGAGAGTCCACTGGAACGGGTTATCTTTGTGGCAGATCCCGCAAAAGCCTCGGAAGCAGTAATGAACGCGGAACTCATTTGTGAGCATTCCGATTTTGCCCGCACAGGACCGGAACTGGGTTTGACTGGGCTAGACTGGGTTCCTTCCGGATGGAATCTGTATCGGGCGAAACGACCTGATTTCTATACCTGGAGCCGTCTGGCCGCCGAAGCAATGACCCACCTGGTGGTGCTCGACCCCCCGAAACTTGTGACAGCGACCGTGCGGGCGGCTCAGAGTCTCACTGAACTGAGCCTGACGGAGGGCGAGTACGAAACGGGGCGGCTCAAGTTTGACGATTTCACTCCGCGCAGTACCGGTGTTTCTATCGATAACCAGACACGCGTGACGACCGAATCCCTGGCGGTGATGACGTTTATCTTTAATGCGAGCACGCAAGGCAACACCTGTACGGTAGATGAACTGGCTAAACACTTCGGCCTCAAACCTCAGGACATCAAAAATATTATTTGGGATTTCTTGGACTTGGACGCGGTCGCCAGCAACGAAAAATCTGACTATGACAGTTTCCTGCCCTCGATACGCAAGGACGGGACTATTGAAGTCAACGGTTCTCGCAGTTGGGTGATGCCCCCGTCCTTTAGCGCTGACGAGGCGTTGTCCCTCCTGTTGGGGTTGGAAGTCGCCGGTTATCTGGCCCCATCGTCACAAGAGGCGATTGCGACCGCTCGTCTGAAGGTCGCCTCGTGGTTGGGCCAGGCGCACGAACTGACCGCTCCGCAACTGGTGACGAACACGGTGCCGCCCTCAATCCAAAACTCTATCGAGACGCTAAACCGGGCTATCGAACGAGGTCACACGGTCCTTTTCACCTACACGAACGCCAGTTGGGACACCGCGGAGCACCGCGTGGCACCCCGGTCTGTCTATACAGACCGCTACCATGTGTATCTGGTGGGGGTGAACCTTGAAAAGAACCAGTGGCACAAGTACCGTCTTGATCGCCTCAGTGACCTGCGTGTCACCACGGAGACAATTCCCGAAAAACTTCCGCAAAAACCGAGCTACAAGTACCAGACGATAGACCTGGAGCTGAAAAATCAGGCGAAATCCTACGTGGATACGATTCTTCACGCCCAGACGGTGGAACAATCCGCGACTACGTACCGGGTGCGTTTGAAAGTCAAAGATGCCGCCTGGCTGCAGCGGGTAATACAGATTCTCGCCCCCGATATTGAAGCCATTATTGGCGGGCCCGCACAAGAGCCGGTGGTGGCGGCTGCCCGGGAGGTTGGCGCCGCGGCTGTGGCGCTCTACGCACAGGTCGACTCCGCACAGTCAGCTGAGGACAGGTAA
- a CDS encoding DUF3866 family protein, protein MMIRKARVLEVQRQTPHQVLRCEIVAAPPRQDSGPAVSFQPGDTCRAICYPELLGAAQPGDIIQIEVSPLAKALGTGGEAMVLANETRLPADELPNPGHLVKARYTPHQKVVLGADEPDSPYHSLLRSADNLDELPVLVTDLHSALPAIVVGFLHRSPHARLVYIQTDGGALPLAYSRTVAQLRESGSLAATITCGQCFGGDYEAVSFPSALFVASEVVKADAVIVSQGPGNLGTGTRWGYSGVDGAQFLHTASALNGHPIAVLRMSSGDARPRHYGISHHSLTMLTWMGLPPLDVVLPVFDLDNPVEKALADPKGTFSPLVTSQLSLLKENHRVVDQPTTGLYAALEAFPVKLSTMGRTLSEDPAAFLAAAAAGAYGATVPVREAKKSNDDPSAA, encoded by the coding sequence GTGATGATTCGCAAAGCACGTGTTCTGGAAGTGCAGCGCCAGACCCCACATCAGGTTTTGCGCTGCGAAATCGTGGCGGCTCCCCCCCGCCAGGATTCCGGACCTGCCGTGAGTTTCCAGCCCGGCGATACTTGCCGAGCCATCTGCTACCCGGAGTTGCTGGGAGCTGCGCAGCCCGGCGATATCATCCAGATTGAAGTTTCTCCTCTGGCGAAAGCCTTGGGTACCGGCGGCGAAGCTATGGTTCTGGCTAACGAAACCCGCCTGCCGGCAGACGAATTACCTAATCCCGGCCACTTGGTAAAGGCTCGCTACACCCCGCATCAAAAGGTCGTGTTGGGTGCCGATGAACCGGACAGTCCCTATCATTCCCTGTTGCGTTCGGCGGATAACCTGGATGAGCTTCCCGTCTTGGTGACGGATTTACATTCGGCTCTGCCCGCTATCGTAGTGGGATTCCTGCACCGCAGCCCGCATGCCCGTCTGGTCTATATTCAAACTGATGGCGGTGCCCTGCCCTTGGCGTATTCCCGTACCGTAGCCCAATTGCGCGAGTCCGGTAGTTTAGCCGCCACCATCACGTGTGGGCAGTGCTTTGGTGGTGATTACGAGGCCGTCAGTTTTCCTTCCGCCCTGTTCGTGGCGTCCGAGGTGGTCAAGGCCGATGCGGTCATTGTGTCCCAAGGTCCGGGCAACCTGGGTACCGGCACTCGTTGGGGCTATTCGGGGGTGGACGGGGCGCAATTTTTGCATACAGCTTCGGCGTTAAACGGTCATCCCATTGCGGTGCTGCGGATGTCCAGCGGCGATGCGCGTCCCCGACACTACGGCATTTCGCACCACTCTCTGACCATGCTGACCTGGATGGGGCTACCCCCGCTGGATGTGGTCCTTCCGGTTTTCGATCTCGACAATCCCGTAGAAAAGGCCCTAGCTGACCCGAAAGGAACGTTCTCTCCCCTGGTGACTTCCCAACTGAGCCTGTTGAAAGAAAACCATCGGGTCGTCGACCAACCCACCACGGGACTTTACGCAGCTCTAGAAGCCTTTCCCGTGAAACTTTCTACAATGGGGCGAACCCTCAGTGAAGACCCCGCCGCTTTCCTCGCGGCGGCGGCGGCGGGAGCCTACGGCGCGACCGTGCCCGTCCGCGAAGCGAAGAAATCAAACGACGACCCGAGCGCCGCGTAG
- the hisG gene encoding ATP phosphoribosyltransferase, with translation MLRIAVPNKGSLCEPAVTMLKEAGYKVTRRGRELTIIDKDNDVEFFFLRPRDIAVYVGSGVVSCGITGRDLLIDSGVAAVEYLGLDFARSTFRFAGPAGQFHDLADIQGKRVATSYDLLLKKFLDEHQISGVRVVHLDGAVESSVQLGIADLIADVVETGSTLRAAGLQTFGETLLESEALLITAAGQENHAQLHTLAARLRGVMVARTYVLMDYNAPSAQLADLLAITPGIESPTISDLAEDTWKAVRVMVKAADVNLIMDRLYAAGARGILVTDLKACRL, from the coding sequence ATGTTACGAATCGCGGTGCCGAATAAAGGTTCGCTGTGCGAACCGGCGGTCACGATGTTAAAAGAAGCCGGGTATAAAGTGACTCGGCGCGGACGCGAGTTGACGATTATCGACAAGGATAACGATGTCGAGTTCTTTTTCCTGCGTCCGCGTGATATCGCGGTTTATGTCGGATCCGGGGTCGTGTCCTGCGGTATCACCGGGCGGGATTTGTTGATTGATTCCGGGGTCGCCGCGGTGGAATATCTCGGCTTGGATTTTGCCCGCTCTACGTTCCGGTTTGCCGGACCGGCGGGCCAGTTCCACGACTTGGCGGACATTCAGGGCAAACGAGTGGCGACCTCCTATGACCTGCTGCTGAAAAAGTTTCTCGATGAACACCAGATTTCCGGAGTCCGCGTGGTACACCTGGACGGCGCGGTGGAATCTTCCGTACAGTTGGGCATCGCCGATTTGATTGCTGACGTGGTCGAAACCGGTTCCACGCTACGGGCTGCCGGTTTGCAAACCTTTGGGGAGACTTTGCTGGAATCGGAAGCCCTGCTGATTACTGCCGCAGGCCAAGAAAACCATGCGCAACTGCACACTTTGGCGGCTCGTCTGCGGGGCGTGATGGTGGCGCGAACCTATGTACTGATGGATTACAACGCGCCTTCTGCCCAGCTGGCAGACCTGTTGGCGATTACGCCCGGCATTGAATCCCCAACAATTTCCGACCTGGCTGAGGACACTTGGAAAGCCGTGCGGGTCATGGTGAAAGCCGCGGACGTGAACCTGATTATGGATCGTCTCTATGCGGCCGGGGCGCGCGGCATCCTGGTGACTGACCTGAAAGCCTGCCGGCTGTAA
- a CDS encoding phosphoribosyl-ATP diphosphatase — MNNFEDLYAIIESRKNERPEGSRTVEELDRGVHGIGKKIVEEAAEVWMACEYESDEAAQIEMSQLIYHLQVMMVAKGFTPQDIYQHM, encoded by the coding sequence GTGAATAACTTTGAAGACCTTTATGCGATTATCGAGAGCCGAAAGAACGAACGCCCGGAGGGGTCCCGTACTGTTGAGGAGCTCGACAGGGGAGTCCACGGCATCGGCAAAAAGATTGTTGAGGAAGCTGCCGAAGTGTGGATGGCGTGCGAATACGAATCGGACGAAGCGGCTCAGATTGAGATGTCCCAGCTCATCTATCACTTGCAGGTCATGATGGTAGCGAAAGGCTTTACGCCCCAAGACATTTACCAGCATATGTAG
- a CDS encoding ABC transporter substrate-binding protein has product MSHRFISSLAGLAVSAAVLVGCAAGSTAEKGSSSESASSPTGADRAVTIGLTYIPNVQFAPFYVAAQDRLFRWDGGGGVSQQPVNLRHHGADEGLFNALLSHKEDYVVAFADEAVQAISAGMDLCVTGILYQKYPVEVIATKQSGITSWADLKGKTVGVPGRFGSSWFGFQAGLQQAGLSLDDVKISEIGYTQQTQMATGKVDAVVGFSNNDLVQFQLAGLEVTEIPLPRNLPLVGAAVVTTGEWCKNEDSVNDGVINAMAHAINSIQQNPEKAVEYTKKYDQTLNTAASLQAAQKVNLATLELEQLPDYDPADPGRAAAPDPQKFKAMIALLDEIGALDKKVDLTSLDQAGLEQIARPWKSLHAQASAAR; this is encoded by the coding sequence ATGTCACATCGTTTTATCAGTTCCCTAGCCGGATTGGCCGTCAGTGCCGCGGTCTTGGTCGGTTGTGCTGCCGGTTCCACTGCAGAAAAGGGGAGTTCCTCTGAGTCTGCCAGTAGTCCCACCGGGGCGGACCGGGCGGTCACAATCGGTTTGACGTATATCCCCAATGTTCAGTTTGCGCCGTTCTATGTGGCGGCCCAAGACCGGCTGTTCCGTTGGGACGGTGGTGGGGGAGTTAGCCAGCAGCCCGTTAACCTGCGTCATCACGGTGCCGATGAGGGACTGTTCAACGCTCTTTTGTCCCATAAAGAGGACTACGTGGTGGCGTTCGCTGACGAAGCGGTACAGGCGATTTCCGCGGGTATGGATTTGTGTGTCACGGGTATTCTGTACCAAAAATATCCGGTGGAAGTTATCGCGACCAAGCAGTCAGGGATTACCTCCTGGGCGGATTTGAAAGGAAAAACTGTAGGCGTACCGGGCCGCTTCGGTTCGAGCTGGTTTGGTTTCCAGGCGGGTTTGCAGCAGGCGGGTTTGAGCCTTGATGACGTGAAAATTTCAGAAATCGGATATACCCAGCAGACTCAGATGGCCACCGGGAAAGTCGATGCGGTGGTGGGATTTTCCAATAATGACCTGGTTCAGTTCCAGTTGGCGGGGCTGGAGGTGACCGAGATTCCCCTGCCGCGAAATCTGCCGTTAGTAGGTGCCGCCGTGGTGACGACTGGCGAATGGTGTAAAAACGAAGATTCCGTGAATGATGGCGTCATCAACGCCATGGCCCATGCCATCAACAGCATCCAACAGAATCCGGAAAAAGCAGTGGAATACACGAAAAAGTACGACCAAACGCTGAACACCGCCGCTTCCTTGCAGGCCGCCCAGAAAGTCAACCTGGCAACGCTGGAGTTGGAGCAGTTGCCTGACTACGACCCGGCTGACCCTGGTCGCGCTGCCGCTCCCGACCCGCAAAAATTCAAGGCCATGATAGCCCTGTTAGATGAGATCGGGGCGTTGGACAAAAAGGTCGACCTTACATCTTTGGACCAGGCGGGTTTGGAACAAATCGCGCGGCCGTGGAAATCGCTGCACGCCCAAGCCTCAGCGGCACGGTAA
- a CDS encoding ABC transporter permease, protein MSMSQNRAPSTVNAVPDSRPLNVIAPLALALLIVAVWFLATSSGNIPTFILPRPSDVVQSGVELLSGKTFWLYLGNTLLAAMGGTVLGLLVSVPLSFAIHHLRLLNAAVQPFLGASQAVPAVALAPLLLIWLPTPRLAIAVLCALMVFFPILVSTTVGLHHLNASILEAAKLDGAGTWDLLKYMEFPLVLPSLLGGIRNGVTLSITGAVVGEMVIGGRGMGTLITLQSHNVDTPGMFVSLIMICTVAALIYLGVYRLERHSKTVNAV, encoded by the coding sequence ATGTCGATGAGTCAAAACCGGGCACCGTCAACGGTTAACGCCGTCCCGGATTCCCGGCCGCTCAATGTCATTGCCCCGCTCGCTTTGGCGCTACTCATTGTGGCAGTCTGGTTCCTCGCGACGAGTTCTGGAAACATCCCGACCTTTATCTTGCCGCGTCCCAGTGACGTAGTGCAGTCCGGTGTGGAGTTGTTGAGCGGCAAAACGTTCTGGCTTTACCTGGGCAACACGTTGCTGGCAGCGATGGGAGGAACCGTGTTGGGGCTGCTTGTGAGTGTGCCGCTTTCATTTGCGATCCATCACCTGCGTCTGCTCAACGCGGCGGTTCAACCGTTTCTGGGGGCTTCCCAAGCGGTTCCGGCGGTCGCGCTGGCGCCGCTGCTGTTGATTTGGCTACCAACGCCGCGTCTCGCCATTGCGGTGTTGTGCGCGCTGATGGTGTTTTTTCCCATTTTGGTTTCTACCACCGTGGGTTTGCATCATTTGAACGCCAGCATTTTGGAAGCTGCCAAACTCGATGGTGCCGGAACCTGGGACTTGCTGAAATACATGGAGTTTCCACTGGTGTTGCCATCCCTACTGGGCGGCATTCGCAACGGCGTGACCCTGTCCATCACCGGTGCGGTGGTGGGCGAGATGGTCATCGGCGGCCGCGGCATGGGCACCCTGATTACCCTGCAGTCACACAACGTGGATACACCCGGCATGTTCGTGAGTTTAATCATGATCTGCACGGTGGCCGCGTTGATATATCTGGGGGTCTATCGCCTGGAGCGTCATTCCAAAACGGTAAACGCAGTTTAG
- the rpe gene encoding ribulose-phosphate 3-epimerase, with protein MSLKIYPSVLNCDQMHFAQALQDIKSADGVHLDIMDNHFVPNLTWGLPTATAVLNATRLPVDAHLMIENPDRWALEYAKAGCAIVCFHLEASKAPVRTADVLHSLGAKAGIALNPATPASAIKDILGRFDQVTVMSVEPGFGGQQFIPEVLPKIRKLRKYAEDARLNLDIEVDGGINEETLPLVMKAGANVVVAGSYVFKRKPEQAIATLRTIGATPHTH; from the coding sequence ATGAGCCTTAAGATTTACCCCTCCGTGCTGAATTGCGACCAGATGCATTTCGCCCAGGCGCTGCAGGACATCAAGAGCGCCGACGGGGTTCACCTCGATATTATGGATAACCACTTTGTGCCCAATCTGACGTGGGGACTGCCAACCGCCACGGCGGTGTTGAACGCTACCAGACTACCGGTTGACGCCCACCTGATGATTGAAAATCCAGACCGTTGGGCTTTGGAGTACGCCAAGGCCGGCTGCGCCATTGTCTGTTTCCACCTGGAAGCCTCGAAAGCGCCAGTACGAACCGCTGACGTGCTGCACAGTTTAGGCGCAAAAGCCGGGATTGCGTTGAATCCAGCCACTCCGGCCAGCGCCATCAAAGACATTTTGGGTCGTTTTGACCAGGTCACGGTCATGAGTGTGGAGCCGGGCTTCGGCGGGCAACAGTTTATCCCCGAGGTGTTGCCAAAGATTCGCAAGCTGCGCAAATATGCCGAAGATGCCCGGCTGAATCTCGATATCGAGGTTGACGGAGGCATCAACGAAGAAACCTTGCCCCTCGTGATGAAAGCCGGAGCAAACGTGGTGGTGGCCGGGTCCTACGTGTTTAAACGTAAGCCCGAACAGGCTATTGCCACGCTGCGCACCATCGGCGCTACCCCGCACACCCATTAG